The following coding sequences lie in one Bifidobacterium sp. ESL0690 genomic window:
- a CDS encoding alpha/beta hydrolase: MNNPTTIDVDKLVAPASSSPLTPLPTFAVKDGYFNHTDECPEGCQVISDLDEDDFGYEVDIQQMTYATRTLADGSSIDLPLWVFEPGFDNNPEAKLPDGGWPVIVFVRGSAFHEQDVLKYSNFCVRIAEQGYVVATLKYRQSDIAPFPAQMQDCKTAVRFIRKNAKRFHANDERIALWGDSSGGHTVLMAGFTGDHEPDTDEHQGTSAEVKAIVDWYGPTDFAKMNYYPSSQNHSDADSPEGFEIGHVDVLQNPERNREASPMSYLSADRPTPPTLIMHGGRDQLVPFNQSCRLYETMKALGKDVTFIKLDNACHAFRGFRSTKAINIVLDWLSTRV, encoded by the coding sequence ATGAACAATCCAACAACCATTGATGTCGACAAGCTTGTCGCACCCGCCTCAAGCTCGCCGTTGACGCCATTACCGACGTTTGCCGTGAAAGACGGCTATTTCAACCACACCGACGAATGTCCCGAAGGGTGCCAAGTGATCTCGGACCTCGATGAGGACGATTTCGGCTACGAGGTTGACATCCAGCAGATGACCTACGCGACCCGCACACTTGCGGACGGATCCAGCATCGATCTGCCACTCTGGGTGTTCGAACCCGGGTTCGACAACAATCCCGAGGCAAAACTGCCTGATGGCGGCTGGCCTGTCATCGTTTTTGTTCGCGGATCCGCCTTCCACGAGCAGGACGTTCTGAAATATTCGAATTTCTGCGTGCGTATCGCCGAACAGGGCTATGTGGTGGCAACGTTGAAATACCGCCAAAGCGACATCGCCCCCTTCCCGGCCCAGATGCAGGATTGCAAGACCGCGGTGCGTTTCATCCGCAAGAACGCCAAGCGCTTCCACGCCAATGACGAACGCATAGCGCTTTGGGGAGATTCATCAGGCGGTCACACCGTGCTGATGGCCGGTTTCACCGGTGACCACGAACCGGATACCGACGAACACCAAGGCACCAGCGCCGAGGTAAAGGCCATCGTCGATTGGTATGGCCCGACGGATTTCGCGAAGATGAATTACTATCCGAGTTCCCAGAACCATTCGGATGCCGACAGCCCCGAGGGATTCGAAATCGGCCATGTCGACGTTTTGCAAAACCCCGAACGGAACCGCGAAGCCTCGCCGATGTCGTATCTATCGGCGGACCGTCCGACCCCGCCGACACTCATCATGCACGGAGGGCGCGATCAACTCGTCCCGTTCAACCAAAGCTGCCGTCTCTACGAGACCATGAAGGCGCTCGGCAAGGACGTGACCTTCATCAAACTCGACAACGCCTGCCACGCGTTCCGGGGATTTCGCTCGACCAAAGCCATCAACATCGTGCTTGATTGGCTGAGCACAAGGGTGTAA
- a CDS encoding MFS transporter: protein MNEFVDSSSDAIAGLPQSGAKRTLLKTAILALSLILCSVSVTMSVVSSLKQDYPHASTMQLQGFVNIPVIGGIVATLVGGYLAARVGKKNICLAGTLLCFLGGFLPMFIPDLTLKTAVRVLCGFGVGLIQPLAASLIVDCFKGHEADTMMGVQSAMVGLGAAIFSSAIAGIMTVNWHYFYYVYFIALVVAILVWLFIPNSVNEIGRIHKGSKDTSQPKRKMPLSAYFGMILQIVFATAYGYYSVNLSLAAEETKTITAVQAATVITVVSVSSFLGGLVFGYAKRFLGMHIGIVAIAMQAVAFVLWANTGSLALWYVAAVLLGLGFCWFMPYVNFLVNEHTDATLSAQATSYAFFGNNIGAFLPSYVFAGIGAITGITSTQKSFNEAAILMVVCIIMIVVFNMADRKNETKEVQAAK, encoded by the coding sequence ATGAACGAATTTGTTGACTCATCGTCCGACGCCATTGCCGGACTGCCCCAATCCGGAGCAAAACGAACCTTACTGAAAACCGCCATACTGGCGCTTTCGCTGATTCTTTGCAGCGTGAGCGTGACCATGTCCGTGGTCTCCAGTCTCAAACAGGACTATCCGCACGCCTCAACCATGCAATTGCAGGGATTCGTCAATATCCCGGTAATCGGCGGCATCGTAGCGACCTTGGTCGGCGGCTACCTGGCGGCGCGCGTCGGCAAGAAAAACATCTGTCTGGCAGGCACCTTGCTGTGCTTCCTCGGCGGGTTTTTGCCGATGTTCATCCCCGATCTGACACTGAAGACGGCTGTCCGTGTGCTCTGCGGCTTCGGTGTAGGGCTCATCCAGCCCCTGGCGGCGTCTCTAATCGTCGATTGCTTCAAAGGTCATGAAGCCGACACCATGATGGGCGTGCAATCCGCGATGGTCGGCCTTGGAGCGGCGATCTTCTCTTCGGCCATCGCCGGAATCATGACGGTGAACTGGCACTATTTCTACTACGTCTATTTCATCGCCCTTGTGGTGGCCATCCTGGTCTGGCTGTTCATTCCCAACAGCGTCAACGAAATCGGTCGTATCCACAAAGGCAGCAAGGACACTTCACAGCCCAAGCGCAAGATGCCCCTTTCGGCCTATTTCGGCATGATCCTGCAAATCGTATTCGCGACCGCTTACGGCTATTACAGCGTCAATCTTTCTCTGGCTGCCGAAGAGACCAAGACCATCACCGCAGTGCAGGCGGCCACCGTCATAACCGTAGTCTCAGTGTCCTCCTTCCTCGGAGGTCTGGTCTTCGGCTATGCGAAGCGCTTCCTCGGCATGCATATCGGCATCGTCGCCATCGCCATGCAGGCCGTAGCGTTCGTGCTTTGGGCAAATACGGGTTCGCTGGCGCTTTGGTATGTCGCCGCTGTTCTACTCGGCCTCGGATTCTGCTGGTTCATGCCGTATGTGAACTTCCTAGTCAACGAACACACCGACGCCACGCTTTCTGCACAGGCGACTTCCTATGCATTCTTCGGCAACAATATCGGCGCGTTCCTCCCGTCCTATGTTTTCGCCGGAATCGGTGCCATCACAGGGATCACCAGCACGCAGAAGTCTTTCAATGAGGCCGCGATCCTCATGGTTGTCTGCATCATCATGATCGTGGTGTTCAACATGGCCGACCGCAAAAACGAAACGAAGGAAGTGCAAGCCGCCAAGTAA